Within Candidatus Methylomirabilota bacterium, the genomic segment GCCCGTTGCCCTCCGGGGGCGGGGCGACCTTCACCGGCGCGGGCTCGCCGTCGGCGGCCGGGCCCGCCACCAGCGCGAACTTCGCCACCTTGCCGTGGAGCTGGGCCACGATGTTCTTGGCCTTCTGGGGGCCGATCCCGGGCAGCGATTTTAGATATTTCTCGTCCTGGCGGGCGATCGCCGCCGCGACTTCCGCCACCGGCGCGGCCAGCGCGCGCGCCGCCACCATCGGTCCCATGTCCTTCACGGTGATGAGCTTCTCGAAGAACTCCTTGTCGAGCTCGTCGGTGAAGCCGATGAGCACCGGGCGCGGCTGATCGCGGGTGGCATGGTAGTGGGTGACGAGGCTCAGCTCGCTGGCCTTGTCCCCGTCGCCCGCCGTGAGATGGTCGAGCT encodes:
- the ruvA gene encoding Holliday junction branch migration protein RuvA → MIASLTGLLRRRLEDRIVLETGGIGYEVFLPPIVLRQLDHLTAGDGDKASELSLVTHYHATRDQPRPVLIGFTDELDKEFFEKLITVKDMGPMVAARALAAPVAEVAAAIARQDEKYLKSLPGIGPQKAKNIVAQLHGKVAKFALVAGPAADGEPAPVKVAPPPEGNGLRELVWEVLVKQLGHRPSEASQLIEDAFRRRPAIGSAEELFDEIYRGAKTS